GTTCGGAGCCCGGTGGCGAGTGGGCCGAGCCGATGCACGCGTGGCTGGACAACCGGATCCGCAAGGTGGCGCGGCGCGCGCGAGGTGCGCACTGGGCGGCGGTGCAGGACCTGCCGGGCATCACCGTCGAGATCGACGGCGCCGAGGCGCGGGCCCTGGTGCCGGGCCTGGTCGCCGAGGCGCCCAAGGAGGTCTCGCGGCTGCAGATCTCGGGCAGTGAGCTGCCGCCCGACGAGCCCGGGCCGCTGCCCGCCGGCGTCCCGCTGCTCCTGCTCAACCCGCACGCGCCGATGACCGTCGGCAAGGCCGCCGCGCAGGTCGGGCACGCCACGATGATCCTCGCGGCGCTGCTGGACGACGCCGCGCTGGCCGGCTGGGCCGAGCGGGGATACCGGACCGCCGTGCGCACCGCGAGCCCGGTGCAGTGGAAGGAACTGCACCCCGGCGACGACCCGGAGGGAGCGTGGCGGCGCGATCGTGTCGTGGCCGTCCGGGACGCCGGGTTCACCGAGGTCGATCCGGGCACGATCACGGTTCTTGCCCAGTGGGAGCCGGAACAAGCGGTTTCCTGACCGGGTTGGAGCGGGCATGGGACTCGAAGTACAGCGCGACGGCAAGCACTCCTTCGTCGGCCGCAACGACCGGGGCGCCGAGGTGCGGCTGGGCCGCACCGGCGCCGAAGGGGCGTTCTCGCCCGCGGAACTGCTGCAGATCGCGGCAGCGGGCTGCAGTGCGGTGACCGCCGAGGAGCTGATCACGCGGCGAGTGGGCGAAGACGCGAAGTTCCGCGTGGCCGTGAGTGCCGATCGCCGTGAGGGCGCTTCGGAGCTGGACGCGGTGCACGTGGCCTTCGATGTCGACGTGTCGACTTTGGCGGCGGATCAGCGGGAGGCGCTGGCCGGTGCCGTGGATCGCGCGATCGAGCGGCTGTGCACGGTGAGCCGGACGCTCAAGAAGGGGATTCCGGTGACGGAGAGCTTCCCGGAGGCCTAGTTCTCGCTGGATTCCCAGACCACGTAAGCCTGGTCGGCGTCGGTCGTCATGGCCTCGATGAACTTCTCGTTGTCGAAGCCGGGCAAGGACTGCAGGCGCTCGATCAGGGCGTCGGCCGCCGGGTCGCCGCTCGGGACCGCCGTGCCCTTGCCGTCCGTTCCGACCAGCATGAAGAACACGTCTTCGTTCCACGGGCCGTCGGGGATCACGCGGACCATCACCGACGACAGGCCGGCCCACGTGACAGCTTCTTCGCTGCCGTCCGCGAGCCGCCGCCGTACGCCGGTGTCGTCGACACTGACGGTCCGGGACTGTGCGCTGGACGAATCCTGGGTCAACCGGTGCTCCCTTTATTGCTTCGGTTGCTTCACCGTACCGGTCGGTGTTGTGGACCGCGTCACGCGGGCGCGGCTGCGTCCAGCCGGCGCAGCGCTTCGCGCGCGACCTTCGGGTCCATCGTCGGCCAGAACGGAGGCAGCGAAGCACGGAGGAATCCGCCGTAGCGGGCGTTCGCGAGCCGCGAATCCAGCACCGCGACCACCCCGCGGTCGCTGACCGAACGGTGCAGCCGGCCGGTGCCCTGCGCCAGCAGCAAAGCCGCGTGCGTGGCCGCCACGGTGAGGAACCCGTTGCCGCCGCGGGCTTCCACCGCGCGCTGCCGGGCCGAGGAGACCGGGTCGTCCGGGCGCGGGAACGGGATCCGGTCGACCACCACGAGCTGCAGCGACGGACCGGGGACGTCCACGCCCTGCCACAGGCTCAGCGTGCCGAACAGGCACGTGCGGACGTCCTCGGAGAACTTCTGGACCAGCAGCGACGTCGCGTCCTCGCCCTGGCAGAGGATCGGGAAGTCGAGCCGCTCGCGCATCTCCTCGGCCGCCTGCTTGGCCGCGCGCATCGAGGAGAACAGCCCCAGCGTGCGCCCGCCCGCGGCCTCGATCAGCTCGGCCAGTTCGTCCATTGTGGACGTCGCGAGGCCGTCGCGGCCCGGCGGCGGCAGGTGCTTGGCCAGGTACAGGATGCCGTTCTTCCGGTGGTCGAACGGCGACCCGACGTCCAGGCCGGTCCACTTCGGGCCGGAGTCGTCGGACGGCGCTTCCTTGTCGGTCGCGGCTCCTGGCGCCTTTTCGACGCGAGCGGCCGGCGGGAGGCCCCACTGGCGCGCCATGGTGTCGAACGTCCCGCCGAGGGTCAGCGTCGCCGACGTCAGGACCGTCGTGTGCAGGTTGAAGACGCGCTCGCGCAACAGCCCGGCGACGCCCAGCGGCGCCACCTTCAGCGCCGGCGGCCGCGGGTTCGACGCGTACTTGTCGCCGGCGAGCCAGACGACGTCGCGCTGGTGCGCCTGGTCGTCGTCGAACGCCTCCAGCAGGCGGACCGCGGTGTCGTGCACCTCGTCGAGCAGCGAGCGCGCCAGCTTCCGCGCGGTGGCCCCTTCGAGGTCCTCCTTGCGATCGGATCCCAGCGACGTGATGCACCGGTGCGCGGCGTCGCGGATCGCCGGGATGGCCCCCTTCAGCGGCTGCGGCAGCTCGTCCATCCGGCCCGGGGGCAGGTCGTCGACGATCAGCGCCAGCCCGTCTCCCGCTTCCAGGAGGCTGTCGGCGACGTCGGCGTCGATCAGCTTGCCGCAGCGGCGCGCGGCCGACGCGCACATCGCGCTGGTCAGCTCGCCGGTGGCGACGGAAGTGACGCGGTCGACGAGGTCGTGCGCCTCGTCGATGATCACGACGTCGTGGTCCGGCAGGACCTGGTA
The window above is part of the Amycolatopsis camponoti genome. Proteins encoded here:
- a CDS encoding peptidyl-tRNA hydrolase: MSSVLDPLGARYAYWLGLPAEDTSDTSDELPEEVRAMPVILRIERAEPPGRTPLLEAAAAAALAVCLDERSEPGGEWAEPMHAWLDNRIRKVARRARGAHWAAVQDLPGITVEIDGAEARALVPGLVAEAPKEVSRLQISGSELPPDEPGPLPAGVPLLLLNPHAPMTVGKAAAQVGHATMILAALLDDAALAGWAERGYRTAVRTASPVQWKELHPGDDPEGAWRRDRVVAVRDAGFTEVDPGTITVLAQWEPEQAVS
- a CDS encoding OsmC family protein, with the translated sequence MGLEVQRDGKHSFVGRNDRGAEVRLGRTGAEGAFSPAELLQIAAAGCSAVTAEELITRRVGEDAKFRVAVSADRREGASELDAVHVAFDVDVSTLAADQREALAGAVDRAIERLCTVSRTLKKGIPVTESFPEA
- a CDS encoding ATP-dependent DNA helicase, with product MPARTDFPGVLELLTHAVESVGGAERPGQVEMADAVGRAIRTGEHLAVQAGTGTGKSLAYLVPAIRHAVEKEATVVVSTATIALQRQLVDRDLPRLAKALKKPLGREPTFAILKGRRNYMCLHRLDSGAPDEPEDAQLFDPFAVSRLGKEVTRLREWASDTETGDRDELVPGVTDQAWRQVSVTAKECLGASRCPIGTDCFAEKARAEAGRADVIVTNHALLAIDALQGYQVLPDHDVVIIDEAHDLVDRVTSVATGELTSAMCASAARRCGKLIDADVADSLLEAGDGLALIVDDLPPGRMDELPQPLKGAIPAIRDAAHRCITSLGSDRKEDLEGATARKLARSLLDEVHDTAVRLLEAFDDDQAHQRDVVWLAGDKYASNPRPPALKVAPLGVAGLLRERVFNLHTTVLTSATLTLGGTFDTMARQWGLPPAARVEKAPGAATDKEAPSDDSGPKWTGLDVGSPFDHRKNGILYLAKHLPPPGRDGLATSTMDELAELIEAAGGRTLGLFSSMRAAKQAAEEMRERLDFPILCQGEDATSLLVQKFSEDVRTCLFGTLSLWQGVDVPGPSLQLVVVDRIPFPRPDDPVSSARQRAVEARGGNGFLTVAATHAALLLAQGTGRLHRSVSDRGVVAVLDSRLANARYGGFLRASLPPFWPTMDPKVAREALRRLDAAAPA